CAAATTGAGAACCTACAAGGAAAAGTACCATTAGTACTGGTTTCTGTTTGACATGTCAAGGAGAAAAGGAGGGAAAGGAGAAAGACGGAAACTTACAATGGAAATGTAGTAAACAGATTTCTTCTTCAGAACAAGCTCATCCCTTAGCCACTGGTTTTTGGAATTGGGACTGAAGAATCCCCAGTCTTGCACATAATCCCAATATAGCTGGTATATTGTGGCCACAACAGAAGTCACCACAACTAGAGTTGTGCTGAAAATTGTAGGACTCGGTTGCTGGGCATATGTTAGCCTAGCACCAGCTGCGACCATGGCAGAAACATACTTTCCCAAGTTAGCTAACTGTTTTGGGTCAGATTCATCAAACCATCTTCTGGCACACTTGAAGGTTGTGCAAAGGGAGACACCAAAAACAGAAAAAGGGGGTTAATGATCTATTTTGATTCTTATGCAATCAAGAGATAAGAAGAGCAGGAAATACAGCCCTTTGCAATACGAAGGAACAATACATTATTATGAACCGAACTATGTACCTGCATTGCACGCCAGTAATATGGTGCAAAGGAGATGACATATGCAAGCTCTCTGTACATGGTTCCTTTCTTGCAGACATCATAGCGGTGTGTCTTGAAAGTGCCAGCAAGTAAATAGCAACCCGTGGTTTCCATGTGCCTAAGCAGCGGAATCTGCAAAAATACACATTTGATTAGCATTATTAAGACAGTCAATGATAATAAAACTAAGCAGTTCGTGTTATAGTTCCACTCTCAGAAGTACCTGGCTAGTCAGCTGATCAGCCATGAAAAAATCTACCATCAAAACCTGTTACACAATTTTCCAAGCCAAAATCAGATAACAATATCGTACATCAAAGGGTAGCCATAtaacaacattttcaacaagCTTAGCTTAGTTACGCATATTACCTTATACAATGGAGAGAACACTATGTTACGTATCACCTTGAGGAAGCAATATCGAGTTGAACGATAAAATACATTGAATGGGCAGACAAGGATTACAAGAAAGATCTGAAAATCCAAGGTAAAAGAATAGTTCAATTTCTCTTCTGGTCATACCGTGATCACTGCACCATAACAATTACACGTAATATGATCTTAGAAGGGGAAAATAACACGTGTAGACATGACTAACCAGGAGAAGGATGCTAGGAATGACGTCAACTTGTTGAGCAGAGAAATCACTAGATCTTAAAATGAGGTGAATGACCAGGGCACTGACAACAGCTGTCATCAAGGAAGTACAGACAAGGAAGGCATCCCTATACTTGAGGGCTGTCTTCGGGGAAAACTCGAATATGAACGTATAGTTGATCCTTGTGGCCTTCCACATAAGCAAGTTGCATCCATACATGAACATATGCAAGCTCAACAAAGCAAATGTGCTGCATCACAGAGTTAATGAAGGAGTAAATTAGAGGGATAATAATCCTTCAAAGTTTCAGCATTACCATATAAGTAACCCTAGGCCATGAGAATTCGGTCCTGGGACACCCTCAAGGGCTGATACCATGTGGGTTTCCAGCCCTAGGGATGACCCTTCGTCACAAAATTGTCATTGTCAATGGGAGGTATATACATGCTTTCTTTGTCCCATATTGTTTGCAAGATTTGGATTTTACGATTCATAATATTTTGAGTGACATTTTCCATATCTTTCAAATGTCGTGGGACTGAGTGAGTATAAGTCTAGAAGAAAAAAGCTTTGATTTTCTCCCCTTTTTTCTCATGTTCTTTACAAAGGTTCCCTTTTCTTGTATTCTTTCTTTGAGGTTCTTTGGTGTGGAGGGGGAAGGGGGGTTGATCTTAATTCTAAACTTCTAATCAATTTTAGGCTGCGTCTGCTTGAGCAGAATGAGATGAAAATTTCACATACAGTTCTTAGGGGGCTATTTTGCAGCTCCTATGTCAATAAATTCTAAGATTGGCTCAAAGAATGTCTTGAGATTTAGGCCATTGTGAACCACGAGAGAAGAAGATTGAGCTAGTCGAACCAATTCCCTTTGTGCCTCAAAACTGAACAAGGAAAATAAACATTACATTTACTCCTTACTTTTCTAGGTAGCATCCCAGACACCCAGTTAGAGTTTTATTTACAATCACTCGATGCACAATTGAAAAAAGATTAAAGGTGTAAGAAGAATATTCAAGACAAATTGATGATTAAGAACAATTAAATTCTTGCGGGAGCTATATATGCAAAGgcaaaataaagtttgaaaaaGTGTGATGAGTACCTAAATATAGGATAGACTGTCTCCATGTAACCAGACTCATCTTTGCTTCCAGCCGAAAACATACCAGAGATATGAGCCAAAATAGCATACACAGTAAAAAGGGTCACAAAGCAGCCTGTAAACAATCCTGCTCCAACCAAACAAAAGAGGGTTATGGACCAGCTAAAAATCATTAAATTTCCTTATTATTAAGCAATTCAGGTGCATGGGTCTTTAACAAATCATATGCGGAGTCTTACTGATGATCTTCACATTGGTATTCCATTAAATTTTCTTATTGTTCAGCAGTTCAAGTTATTATTATCGTATGACTCTTCAgttttacttcctccgttcccaTATAACAATAGAAATGTCTTTTAAGGTTATGTAAACATATTAAAGATTTAGTAGCAATCAAAGCAGAAGAATAATATGGCTTTGGTATCTTAAACTGATGGATACTATTGAACAAAAAAGTATCCATCAGTTTGGTATTTTAAAAGAAATTACAGAAGGTAATGATAATCAAAGTAGACAAATAATATTGCTTTGATATAGCGACTTCGGGTGATTAGTACGTAGTAGATCATTACACACATAGTATTAACTAAATTAAAAATGATAGTGGAAAATAATTAATCATGTGATTCAGCAACCCACTAAAGTTAAAATACGTGTAAAAATTGAATTCAACTAAAGGATAATTGGTTATATTTAATGCAAATATAAACATATAAGAGTAAGTGATTTCAATCAAGCACTATAACAAACTTTGTGAAGCGACCATATCTTAGCAGCATTGTTAATAACATTTAACTTCAGAGTGTATTGTGATATGGAGAATGACATTTGAACTGAGAATGGAGAAGACAGTTCCTATTTACTTGCTAATTTTTTTATCTTGGGCATTaagtgcaaaataaaaaaacttaCCCACAAAAAAAGTAACCATGTGAGAGTCTTTCTGTTGCTGAGGACGCAAGAACTTCATAGCCTTTTTCCTGTCATTGTCAGCGAAGTGCTTGATGAATAAGGACTCCACTTCATCCATTAATCTAACCACCTTTATgacaccaccatcaccaccataaaaaatagcaacccaattagttaactttttttaaCTTAAACTCATTTTCATAATCAACAAGTTGGCAATAAAAATTATGCAACTGTTATAAGCTACAGCCTACAGCAGTCACTGGGTCTGAATCCTTTCTATAACTTACCGTTCTTGGAACCTAGAAGTATTTAAAGTGTTCAGACGATCTAACTTTACGTCAAAACAATCCAAAagcatattataaatttgtagtTCTCTAAACTTTGGTGGGAAAATGATGTGTTTAAGGGAATCATTCCAAAATATTACAAGTACATGTTTATAACCAATACTTTAGAATGTTTCAGAAGCTACAAAAAGCAAACTATAATTCTCAGAAAAAAATAGTTTCATTTCCACACCTTGTCAGAACTGATGAAATGGGAACCCTTCACTGTCTTCAAATAACTAGCAGATGCTTGTCGATTGGCTACCTGTTTAAGAAAATGCGAGTTCTCACGTTAAGTATAATTGATTAAAactactataaaaaaaaaaaaatcatttttaccATACAAATTTACATAACAAACATCTTGTGCTAGACTAGCTTAGATTACTCCCATCTGGGTACCAAAAGCTACTGGGATCCATAGAGCTTCCACTAACATCTCTGAAACTACGGTAACCACTATGTCTCTACCCTTGTATGCATAGTGATGTGTATAACAAAAACGGTAAGTTAACTTTTTTTGGACAAAGGAGGATCTGTTTAGAGTATCCTTCCTATGAAGAATACTGTCTGAATTCAAGGATCCTATAACAACTTTGATGAAAATGTTCCACACTCTTTATGAGGGATACTGACTTCAAGAATTGTTGTGCTTCTGTTTTTTACATGATTGACATTTATAGTACTCCATATGTGAATTGTAGCTCATATACGTGGGTGCGGTGATAGGGCAAAATTTGAAATCCATATTTAGTTATACATGAAAATGATTAGGAACAAACCATTCATTCTTGTTAGACCTTAGAAAACAAATCCATAATGCACTATGGCAAATTTTAGTCAGTGGCATACCTTATCGAACTTCTTGAGGATCTTAGTGAATGCTACCAAATTCAGCGTGCTGTCAAATGGTTACTATAACAATTAGCATTTAAATCATTGCATATACACCAAATAGATTGAATAAGGAAATCAAGCagaaacaaaaattaaacttCAGAAGTTTCAAACATATACCAGTAAGTTTTTATAAGGCCAAGACCCCTGTAAAGCTCAACAAATGCCCCTCTGATCATTTTCTCAGCACATTGAATTTTCTTTCTGTTAATCATTTCCCTTGGACAGTCCTTGCTAGGAGTATTGGCTAGATCCTCCCATAATGTCGATGTGACAGCGGAAATTGTCCGGGCCGGGGTGGTGGCCGGAATGTCAATTCTCAGGGCCATCTTTGGCTTCCCTTTCTTGGTCTTAGACCGGGTCGCCGCCCCAATAAAATTCAGCCCATTTTTCTCAAGAGCTGCTACTACCTCATCTGTCTGTGATGAGGCATCTGTATCTTCATTGGTTTCAGACTTATTTTCTGCAAATTAGTAGTTGCCATCCTCAAATTATTTccatttcaattcaatttagtaaaaccaaaatcaaaattctcatCATTTTAGGACAAGTGCAAACAAATAAGCAGTCCTTAAATCCAGGTTCTGATACTTCTCTGAGGCATTACAACAAACACCTGGTGTGCAAAATCGAAACCCCAGAAAAACCCCACcaaattaaacaccaaaaaCTAAAAAATGCCACTAATTACAACTTTATTGACAAAGATCGTTGGGAAATCTTTGATGGGTAGGTGAGGAAAAAGGTTAGAACTTTGGATTATAGTGCAAAAGTGACCAAAAGAGGCGAgacaagaaaagaaagaagatTTGATTAAGACAGATGATTTACATTTGGTGGGTGCCGTgaaattcaattaattggtGTCTAATCCCTGAAAATATGTAGAACAATTTTTTTGTGAAGAGTTCCACACGATTAGCATTATGTTTGTGTTTTCTCTGATGATGAGGGTTTACCGTTTACAATTAACGTCAATTAGGAGAATGTGTAGAATTATCATTATGTGAGATGAAATGTGAATACTGAAATAGGCTCCGGAGAGATCACGGAAATACAATTTCTTGCATACATTCGGATATACTTTGTATGATATATCTAAAATTTAATCGGGGGTGTCTGTTtgaattaacttttttttttttatcttagtATGtataaaatatttgtttgaCGTGAATAATTGAATTAATATTTCATTCATTTTGTTAGTTGTAATGTTTCTCTTTGCATACTTGTCAAATATGGTTGATGTATTATTTCAATTATAATATCTACTTACTTATAAGTAAGATAAACGGATTATGAGACGTATCTAACAAGATTTGAGATgactatattttattaaattatagACAAAATATAATATGGACTTATGAAGTATGTAAATAgtgtgaaaatcaaattaaagacACAATATCTCCATTTTTATGGAAGGtagtttttttaataaaggaaaGAAAAATAGATAGTGTCTACTTGAAAAATGATAAGCTAAATACAAACTTCTATATAAGGcgatcttacacaaaagaccaccttggtgttatataagttaaacactggaaccaattaattaagcaatgtaacaaattagttaagtagTGGagtcaattagttaaacactgtaattaattagttaaataatcAAACATTCATTCCGATAAGGTGTATTACACAAAAATACGGATGAAATAAGGCttcgttctattggacttattttgacaaaacttatattatctgaacttatttgaacttaactgaatttatctaaacttatctgaacttattttatctgaaataaaaacttattttgtctgaaataaacttatttgtgtgtgaaattgtttgtaaaaaacttattttcttgaactgaacttattttatacttcctccgtcttttaatactcgcaacattcgttagtttcacgcatgccgatgcacaactttgatcatttatatcttaaattctctttatgctaaaattataaaaagttgatattttgaaaatacacattaagacgaatctaacaagatcccacatgactatgttttatcttatataaaaaacactacgaatagtcaaagtagattatatgaatagtggcaaaagtccaaacgttgcgagtattaaaagacggaggaagtatgaaataagtcaaaataaatcgaaaagaacaaacccaaaatacaaatcccaaaaataaaaaataaagaaaaaagagcATCTAACCGACTAGACATATCCGCCGCGACAACGAACACCTCTCCCAAGACCGGCCAAAGAAATTGAAACTAAAAA
This genomic stretch from Spinacia oleracea cultivar Varoflay chromosome 3, BTI_SOV_V1, whole genome shotgun sequence harbors:
- the LOC110787359 gene encoding phosphate transporter PHO1, whose protein sequence is MVKFSKELEAQLIPEWKDYFVNYWQLKKHIKKIRLSIKPKQVAQVYTSGHYCSKLIHSVFDPVRSFASVMSHKLHGGSSSTSDNEEMRSKSTDEEDDQEDQLREDNQTELSQLFSEEDEVKMFFDVLDEELEKVNRFYTARETEFLERGEALLKQLQILQDLKQVLDQRRRKNFLSPKSSFHGGFLSRSNSTSTRYSDNSENKSETNEDTDASSQTDEVVAALEKNGLNFIGAATRSKTKKGKPKMALRIDIPATTPARTISAVTSTLWEDLANTPSKDCPREMINRKKIQCAEKMIRGAFVELYRGLGLIKTYCTLNLVAFTKILKKFDKVANRQASASYLKTVKGSHFISSDKVVRLMDEVESLFIKHFADNDRKKAMKFLRPQQQKDSHMVTFFVGLFTGCFVTLFTVYAILAHISGMFSAGSKDESGYMETVYPIFSTFALLSLHMFMYGCNLLMWKATRINYTFIFEFSPKTALKYRDAFLVCTSLMTAVVSALVIHLILRSSDFSAQQVDVIPSILLLIFLVILVCPFNVFYRSTRYCFLKVIRNIVFSPLYKVLMVDFFMADQLTSQIPLLRHMETTGCYLLAGTFKTHRYDVCKKGTMYRELAYVISFAPYYWRAMQCARRWFDESDPKQLANLGKYVSAMVAAGARLTYAQQPSPTIFSTTLVVVTSVVATIYQLYWDYVQDWGFFSPNSKNQWLRDELVLKKKSVYYISIVLNLVLRVAWVESVMRFKKVGNVEAKFLDFSLASLEVIRRGHWNFYRVEHEHLNNVGKYRAVKAVPLPFHETDTDG